The following are from one region of the Cyanobium gracile PCC 6307 genome:
- a CDS encoding cytochrome c oxidase assembly factor Coa1 family protein, protein MDSKPAPSWWARHWKWLVPAGCLTGLVGVAGFIALIVSLVFGLLKSTTPYKEALAKAQRDPVVIGRLGTPIQGGFLVSGNVSLSGGTGEAQLAIPLQGSRGSGTLYVEARRKAGTWTYSTLTVRPDGPGEPISLLRPSL, encoded by the coding sequence ATGGACAGCAAGCCGGCCCCCAGTTGGTGGGCCCGCCACTGGAAATGGCTGGTGCCGGCCGGCTGCCTCACCGGGCTGGTCGGCGTGGCGGGCTTCATCGCCTTGATCGTCAGCCTCGTGTTCGGGCTGCTCAAATCCACCACGCCCTACAAGGAGGCCCTGGCCAAGGCCCAGCGGGATCCGGTGGTGATCGGCCGGCTGGGCACGCCGATCCAGGGGGGCTTCCTCGTCTCCGGCAACGTCAGCCTCTCCGGCGGCACGGGCGAAGCCCAGCTGGCCATTCCCCTGCAGGGATCCCGGGGCAGTGGCACCCTCTACGTGGAGGCCCGCCGGAAAGCCGGCACCTGGACCTACTCCACCCTGACGGTCCGGCCGGATGGCCCCGGCGAACCCATCAGCCTGCTGCGGCCCTCGCTCTGA
- the mtnA gene encoding S-methyl-5-thioribose-1-phosphate isomerase produces the protein MNIDGRPWRTIWLEEGGRSVGVIDQTLLPHRFVTRSLTSVEEAAEAIVTMVVRGAPLIGVTGAYGLMLALQADPSDASLAAAFERLDATRPTAINLRWALERVRAAVLPLAPEQRAEAAKAEAAAIAEEDVAMCEAIGDHGLRLFQEIAARRPEERRGQPLNVLTHCNAGWLATVDWGTALAPIYKAHRSGLSIHVWVDETRPRNQGASLTAFELGREGVPHTVIVDNAGGHLMQHGQVDAVIVGTDRTTRTGDVCNKIGTYLKALAAHDNGVPFYVALPASTIDWSIADGVKEIPIEARSPLEVTRIAGKPAAGEPTSVQLVPDGSDGFNPAFDVTPARLVTALITERGVAPASEAGLQALYAGAVAAG, from the coding sequence ATGAACATCGACGGCAGGCCCTGGCGCACCATCTGGCTGGAGGAGGGCGGCCGCTCGGTGGGCGTGATCGACCAGACCCTGCTGCCGCACCGCTTCGTCACCCGCTCGCTCACCAGCGTCGAGGAGGCGGCCGAGGCGATCGTCACCATGGTGGTGCGGGGTGCCCCCCTGATCGGCGTCACCGGGGCCTACGGGCTGATGCTGGCCCTGCAGGCCGACCCCTCCGACGCCTCCCTGGCCGCGGCCTTCGAGCGCCTCGACGCCACCCGCCCCACCGCCATCAACCTGCGCTGGGCCCTGGAGCGGGTGCGGGCCGCCGTGCTGCCCCTGGCACCGGAGCAGCGCGCCGAGGCGGCGAAGGCCGAGGCGGCCGCCATCGCCGAGGAGGACGTGGCCATGTGCGAGGCGATCGGCGACCACGGCCTGCGCCTCTTTCAGGAGATCGCCGCCCGCCGCCCCGAGGAGCGACGCGGCCAGCCCCTGAACGTGCTCACCCACTGCAATGCCGGCTGGCTGGCCACGGTGGACTGGGGCACGGCCCTGGCGCCGATCTACAAGGCGCACCGCTCCGGCCTGTCGATCCACGTCTGGGTCGACGAGACCCGCCCCCGCAACCAGGGGGCCAGCCTGACGGCCTTCGAGCTGGGCCGCGAAGGGGTGCCCCACACCGTGATCGTCGACAACGCCGGCGGGCACCTGATGCAGCACGGCCAGGTGGATGCGGTGATCGTCGGCACCGACCGCACCACCCGCACGGGCGATGTCTGCAACAAGATCGGCACCTACCTCAAGGCCCTGGCCGCCCACGACAACGGCGTGCCCTTCTACGTGGCCCTGCCCGCCTCCACCATCGACTGGTCGATCGCCGACGGGGTGAAGGAGATCCCGATCGAGGCCCGCTCCCCCCTGGAGGTGACCCGCATCGCCGGCAAGCCCGCGGCCGGGGAGCCCACCAGCGTGCAGCTGGTACCCGACGGCAGCGACGGCTTCAACCCCGCCTTCGATGTCACCCCCGCCCGGCTGGTGACGGCCCTGATCACCGAGCGGGGTGTGGCGCCGGCCAGCGAGGCGGGCCTCCAGGCCCTCTATGCCGGCGCGGTGGCTGCGGGCTGA
- a CDS encoding amidase family protein, with amino-acid sequence MAAAPAAPAAGEGAPSCEARIRAVQRDILGRNLATGSGPPLNAFQQLNPYALEQAAALDRARAAGAPAGPLDCLPLAVKDNFATADQPMAAGSLALLGNQPAADAEAVARLRAAGAIVVGTTTMDEFAFGIRGLSGAAGRVGNAYDAWLSPGGSSSGSAVAVAAGFVPLALGSDNCGSLRLPAVYNGAVTLRPTQGRFSSAGLLPLGFVNGTPGLIARDMGLLARGLAVLDPTWRPEQAVAPPDLRGRRLAVLARAGDQDLAPTTAAAAAALRQAVELLRAAGAEVLEALVVPGLDTRLGSDFVKGSGRRIDAQLARYPGSRRSWDDICGSGRLPPEWTPAECRDLMASDPAAEARALRRMDANRRRLEQALVAGRLDGLLLLSDRRGGAQRQPSPAITCMVSSTSGLPAVALPVAVDGRGLPVGLEILGAGGRDEDLIAIAAVLEARRGPLPPPRPVAPLPSPLDLAGHNRLVPLLGWNAWRSRRGEALGDLEPARFRALTRELLHRPGDGGKSEPAPTAPASP; translated from the coding sequence TTGGCGGCCGCCCCAGCGGCTCCGGCGGCGGGGGAAGGCGCGCCGTCCTGCGAGGCCCGGATCCGGGCGGTGCAGCGGGACATCCTGGGCCGCAACCTGGCCACCGGCTCCGGGCCGCCCCTCAACGCCTTCCAGCAGCTCAACCCCTACGCCCTCGAGCAGGCCGCCGCCCTCGATCGCGCCCGGGCGGCGGGCGCCCCCGCCGGCCCCCTTGACTGCCTGCCGCTGGCGGTGAAGGACAACTTCGCCACCGCCGACCAGCCGATGGCGGCCGGATCCCTGGCCCTGCTGGGCAACCAACCCGCGGCCGATGCCGAGGCGGTGGCCCGGCTGCGGGCCGCCGGGGCGATCGTGGTGGGCACCACCACCATGGACGAGTTCGCCTTCGGCATCCGGGGGCTGTCGGGGGCGGCGGGCCGGGTGGGCAACGCCTACGACGCCTGGCTCAGCCCCGGGGGCTCCTCCTCCGGTTCCGCCGTGGCTGTGGCGGCCGGTTTCGTGCCCCTGGCCCTGGGCAGCGACAACTGCGGCTCCCTGCGCCTGCCGGCCGTCTACAACGGCGCCGTGACCCTGCGGCCCACCCAGGGGCGCTTCTCCAGCGCCGGCCTGCTGCCGCTCGGTTTCGTCAACGGCACCCCGGGGCTGATCGCCCGCGACATGGGCCTGCTGGCCCGGGGCCTGGCGGTGCTCGATCCCACCTGGCGGCCCGAGCAGGCGGTGGCCCCGCCGGACCTGCGCGGCCGGCGGCTGGCGGTGCTGGCCCGGGCCGGCGACCAGGACCTGGCACCCACCACCGCAGCGGCGGCGGCGGCCCTGCGGCAGGCCGTGGAGCTGCTGCGGGCGGCCGGAGCGGAGGTGCTCGAGGCGCTGGTGGTGCCGGGGCTCGACACCCGGCTGGGTTCGGATTTCGTCAAGGGCTCGGGGCGCCGCATCGATGCCCAGCTGGCCCGCTACCCCGGCAGCCGGCGCAGCTGGGACGACATCTGCGGCTCCGGCCGCCTGCCGCCGGAATGGACCCCGGCCGAATGCCGCGACCTGATGGCCAGCGATCCGGCGGCGGAGGCCCGGGCGCTCCGGCGGATGGATGCCAACCGGCGGCGGCTGGAGCAGGCCCTGGTCGCCGGGCGCCTTGATGGTCTGCTGCTGCTGAGCGACCGGCGCGGCGGTGCCCAGCGGCAGCCCTCGCCCGCCATCACCTGCATGGTGAGCAGCACCAGCGGCCTGCCGGCGGTGGCCCTGCCGGTGGCCGTCGATGGCCGCGGCCTGCCCGTGGGCCTGGAGATCCTCGGCGCCGGAGGCCGGGACGAGGACCTGATCGCCATCGCCGCGGTGCTGGAGGCCCGCCGCGGGCCGTTGCCGCCCCCCCGGCCGGTGGCGCCTCTGCCGTCCCCTCTGGATCTGGCCGGCCACAACCGGCTGGTGCCGCTGCTGGGCTGGAACGCCTGGCGCAGCCGCCGCGGCGAGGCCCTTGGGGATCTCGAGCCCGCCCGCTTCCGGGCCCTGACCCGTGAGCTGCTGCACCGGCCCGGTGATGGCGGAAAATCGGAGCCGGCGCCCACGGCCCCTGCGTCCCCATGA
- a CDS encoding cation:proton antiporter — MAHPTPPAPIHLGKSLPPQKPIMGLRDRSERTEDPNPAVADLNEMGLAMATLAGGGATAGPTAGSTAGGIPELVSLSIVLLLLATAVALVAQRLRLPYVTGLVLAGLPFTEVFSRRIGLDPSLVLNLFLPILIFEAAINTDISRLRSTFKPIALLAGPGSLVASGVIALLVHLVLGLPWIPALLVGVILANTDTVSMIAVFKEIRVPARLTTIVEGETLFNDAAALVSFNLLLLIHASGSITVAQGLREMVVVAVGGVLVGGVLGYLCLPVFLRLQDPLSSLLLTVPLALGTFQFGQSLGVSGAVAVVIAGLVFGNQGLPRSSTASDRLAVLNFWEYAGFIVNTFLFLLIGLEINPLTLWESLPAIALVVVAYQLARVLTVYGLLALLRRFDRPIPLRWQHVLVLGNIKGSLSMAMAVAIPLSLAGRSGIIELVFGAVLFSLVIQALALPWLIGRLNIAQVSPVTSEIGTLQIQLIASKAAQEELDRLLKSGVLPKTAYEELWASYQARVAASERVLREAYSEGRSGPDQPGARPLEAIRRRLLLAEKGALMEALRKRIVPDDLVQPFVRDLDERLLALDDD; from the coding sequence ATGGCACACCCGACACCGCCCGCACCGATCCACCTGGGCAAGAGCCTGCCGCCGCAGAAGCCAATAATGGGGCTCCGCGATCGATCCGAGCGGACCGAAGACCCCAACCCCGCCGTGGCCGACTTGAACGAGATGGGGCTGGCCATGGCGACGCTGGCGGGCGGCGGCGCCACCGCCGGACCGACGGCCGGATCGACGGCCGGTGGCATCCCCGAACTGGTGAGCCTGTCGATCGTGCTGCTGCTGCTGGCGACGGCGGTGGCCCTGGTCGCCCAGCGGCTGCGGCTGCCCTACGTGACCGGCCTGGTGCTGGCGGGGCTGCCGTTCACCGAGGTGTTCTCGCGACGGATCGGGCTCGATCCCTCGCTGGTGCTCAATCTCTTCCTGCCGATCCTGATCTTCGAGGCGGCGATCAACACCGACATCAGCCGGTTGCGCAGCACCTTCAAGCCGATCGCGCTGCTGGCGGGGCCGGGCTCCCTGGTCGCCTCGGGGGTGATCGCGCTCCTGGTGCACCTGGTGCTGGGGCTTCCCTGGATCCCCGCCTTGCTGGTGGGGGTGATCCTGGCCAACACCGACACGGTGTCGATGATCGCGGTCTTCAAGGAGATCCGGGTGCCCGCGCGGCTGACGACGATCGTGGAGGGCGAGACCCTGTTCAACGATGCGGCTGCCCTGGTCAGCTTCAACCTGCTGCTGCTGATCCATGCCTCGGGTTCGATCACGGTGGCGCAGGGGCTGCGGGAGATGGTGGTGGTGGCGGTGGGAGGGGTGCTGGTGGGCGGCGTTCTGGGCTACCTGTGCCTGCCGGTGTTCCTGCGGCTCCAGGATCCCCTCAGCTCGCTGCTGCTCACGGTGCCCCTGGCCCTGGGGACGTTTCAGTTCGGCCAGTCTCTGGGGGTCTCCGGCGCGGTGGCGGTGGTGATCGCCGGGCTCGTCTTCGGCAACCAGGGCCTGCCACGCAGCAGCACGGCCTCCGACCGGCTCGCCGTGCTGAATTTCTGGGAGTACGCCGGATTCATCGTCAACACCTTCCTGTTCCTGCTGATCGGCCTCGAGATCAACCCCCTGACCCTGTGGGAGTCGCTGCCGGCGATCGCCCTGGTGGTGGTGGCCTACCAGCTGGCGCGGGTGCTCACGGTGTACGGGCTGCTGGCGTTGCTGCGCCGCTTCGACCGACCGATCCCCCTGCGCTGGCAGCACGTGCTGGTACTCGGCAACATCAAGGGTTCGCTCTCGATGGCGATGGCGGTGGCGATTCCCCTGTCGCTGGCCGGCAGGAGCGGCATCATCGAGCTGGTGTTCGGCGCGGTGCTGTTCTCCCTGGTGATCCAGGCGCTGGCGCTGCCCTGGCTGATCGGGCGCCTGAACATCGCCCAGGTGTCCCCCGTCACCAGCGAGATCGGCACGCTGCAGATCCAGCTGATCGCCTCCAAGGCCGCCCAGGAGGAACTTGACCGGTTGCTGAAGTCAGGAGTGCTGCCGAAGACCGCCTACGAGGAACTGTGGGCCTCCTACCAGGCGCGGGTGGCGGCGTCCGAGCGGGTGCTGCGGGAGGCCTACAGCGAGGGACGCTCCGGCCCCGATCAGCCCGGGGCCCGACCGCTGGAGGCGATCCGAAGACGCCTGCTCCTGGCCGAGAAGGGGGCCCTGATGGAGGCGCTGCGCAAGCGCATCGTGCCGGACGATCTGGTGCAGCCCTTCGTCAGAGATTTGGATGAGCGACTTCTAGCGCTGGACGACGACTAG
- a CDS encoding potassium channel family protein, whose protein sequence is MYVLIGGAGMMGLGLARQLLQLGHTIAIIDIDPLACSFAREKIGVMAFEGSAVSSTVLIEAGIRKADAVVAALRDDALNLALITLSRSYGSSHIVVRMRDREFLQAYRLAGASHIISTIDLAVATMANAIEYPDVESMMHFEQGQVKVLKLPVPADCSVAGRSVAAIAQDPRFPSGSLIIGYQLNPEASVEIPNGNTVLQAGSTILVVTRPEFVHPLIDYLGLSASRRPALEVAHPNL, encoded by the coding sequence ATGTACGTGCTGATCGGCGGGGCGGGAATGATGGGGCTGGGCCTGGCCCGCCAGCTCCTTCAGCTCGGCCACACCATCGCCATCATCGACATCGATCCGCTGGCCTGCAGCTTCGCCCGCGAGAAGATCGGCGTGATGGCCTTCGAGGGCAGCGCCGTCAGCTCCACCGTGCTGATCGAAGCCGGCATCCGCAAAGCCGATGCGGTGGTGGCCGCCCTGCGGGACGATGCCCTCAACCTGGCGCTGATCACCCTTTCGCGCAGCTACGGCAGTTCCCACATCGTGGTGCGCATGCGTGATCGCGAATTCCTTCAGGCTTACCGCCTGGCGGGAGCCAGCCACATCATCAGCACCATCGATCTAGCGGTGGCGACGATGGCGAATGCGATCGAATATCCAGACGTTGAATCGATGATGCACTTCGAGCAGGGCCAGGTGAAGGTGCTCAAGTTGCCGGTCCCCGCCGATTGTTCCGTGGCCGGCCGCAGTGTCGCCGCGATCGCCCAGGATCCCCGCTTCCCGAGCGGTTCCCTGATCATCGGCTACCAGCTCAATCCCGAGGCCAGCGTCGAGATCCCCAACGGCAACACCGTGCTCCAGGCCGGATCCACGATCCTGGTGGTCACCAGGCCGGAGTTCGTGCACCCCCTCATCGACTATCTCGGCCTCAGCGCTAGTCGTCGTCCAGCGCTAGAAGTCGCTCATCCAAATCTCTGA
- a CDS encoding cyclic nucleotide-binding domain-containing protein: MHLVRWALTTGWLLIILSLLYDPFTPRFTEPDHPWSPLRLPEACVTVQGTCLPETPYPLGTTLFWGLVVPSGIFILLVFGHELWRRICPLSFLSQIPRALGLQRQIARVNPKTGEKRLQLAKVPGDSWLGQHYSRLQFGWLFVGLCGRILFFNADRLVLFAWLSFTIVCAIAVGWLYGGKSWCQYFCPMAPVQSVFSTPTGLLGSRAHMASTPITQSMCRTVQPDGSEQSACVACQQPCIDIDAERLYWARLPSPAFAFERYGYVGLVFGYFVYYYVYAGNWDYYFSGVWLRQEDQLAQLLRPGFFLFGQPIDVPKLVAVPLFLGLCTWLGTLAGRAIESALRSRVRRRGAEPDRNRIRHRVFVVATFLVFNFFFLFAGRPLLLLAPAWLQYLFDVTLVAVSTLWLYRAWNRSPDLYGRENLAERFRKQLTRMDLDVGRYLDGRSLADLGTEEVYVLAKVLPGFTGQKRLEAYKGVVREALEEGFVNAASSLEVLKQMRLSLGISDGEHRQVLDELGVEDPGLLDPDSRRSLEDQIRLSGYRKSLERLMLVQRLGSGPAAAGPDGASLQALRREYGISSLEEERVLDDLTPAAAAIHKVERLLERLPALTDGYRALHQSALRHQSAVLALLDDRLQLRKELTLRAILDGLATLQEDPAVPGLVQRLQAIAPLELPELLRREGWERRLPAGVAGTLAHPGGEAPSCSLEVPVDETLSFLATLVADSSPTLASAGLFLTACLDGGRARSMAAALGVPGAPPLLLQTARAVEALDGHPELRGFPELEKRVFLATSDFFRRSDTDTLDALASQADVRTFAKGELITEAGDTCRELLLLIEGIARVHHRDGERTWVKDLQPGRVLDELQVLTHSASESTIVAEADGTRLLAVPVDSFDAVLERDPDFARRVLELESGQLQRLMRAGVS, translated from the coding sequence ATGCATCTGGTGCGCTGGGCGCTCACCACCGGCTGGCTGCTGATCATCCTGTCCCTCCTCTACGACCCGTTCACGCCCCGGTTCACCGAGCCCGACCACCCCTGGAGCCCCCTGCGGCTGCCGGAGGCCTGCGTGACGGTGCAAGGTACCTGTCTGCCGGAGACCCCCTATCCCCTGGGCACCACCCTGTTCTGGGGCCTGGTGGTGCCCTCGGGGATCTTCATCCTGCTGGTGTTCGGCCATGAGCTGTGGCGCCGGATCTGCCCGCTCTCCTTCCTCTCCCAGATCCCCCGCGCCCTGGGCCTGCAGCGCCAGATCGCCAGGGTGAACCCCAAGACGGGCGAAAAGCGCCTGCAGCTGGCCAAGGTGCCGGGCGATTCCTGGCTGGGCCAGCACTACTCCCGGCTGCAGTTCGGCTGGCTGTTCGTCGGCCTCTGCGGCCGCATTCTCTTCTTCAACGCCGACCGCCTGGTGCTGTTCGCCTGGCTCAGCTTCACCATCGTCTGTGCCATCGCCGTGGGCTGGCTCTACGGCGGCAAGAGCTGGTGTCAGTACTTCTGCCCGATGGCACCGGTGCAGAGCGTCTTCTCCACCCCCACCGGCCTGCTGGGCAGCCGCGCCCACATGGCCAGCACGCCGATCACCCAGTCGATGTGCCGCACCGTCCAGCCCGATGGCAGCGAGCAGAGCGCCTGCGTGGCCTGCCAGCAGCCCTGCATCGACATCGACGCCGAGCGCCTCTACTGGGCCCGGCTGCCCAGCCCCGCCTTCGCCTTCGAGCGCTACGGCTACGTGGGCCTGGTGTTCGGCTACTTCGTCTACTACTACGTCTACGCCGGCAACTGGGATTACTACTTCTCCGGCGTCTGGCTGCGCCAGGAGGACCAGCTGGCCCAGCTGCTGCGGCCGGGCTTCTTCCTGTTCGGCCAGCCGATCGATGTGCCCAAGCTGGTGGCGGTGCCCCTGTTCCTGGGGCTGTGCACCTGGCTGGGCACCCTCGCCGGCCGGGCGATCGAATCGGCCCTGCGCAGCCGGGTGCGGCGCCGCGGCGCCGAGCCCGATCGCAACCGGATCCGCCACCGGGTGTTCGTGGTGGCCACCTTCCTGGTGTTCAACTTCTTCTTCCTGTTCGCTGGCCGGCCGCTGCTGCTGCTGGCGCCGGCCTGGCTCCAGTACCTCTTCGACGTCACCCTGGTGGCCGTCAGCACCCTCTGGCTCTACCGGGCCTGGAACCGCTCCCCCGACCTCTACGGCCGCGAGAACCTGGCCGAGCGCTTCCGCAAGCAGCTCACCCGCATGGACCTCGACGTGGGCCGCTACCTCGACGGCCGCTCCCTTGCCGATCTCGGCACCGAGGAGGTGTACGTGCTGGCCAAGGTGCTGCCGGGCTTCACCGGCCAGAAGCGGCTCGAGGCCTACAAGGGCGTGGTGCGGGAGGCCCTGGAGGAGGGCTTCGTCAACGCCGCCAGCAGTCTGGAGGTGCTCAAGCAGATGCGCCTCTCCCTCGGTATCAGCGACGGGGAACACCGCCAGGTGCTCGATGAACTCGGCGTGGAGGATCCCGGCTTGCTGGATCCCGACAGCCGCCGCAGCCTGGAGGACCAGATCCGCCTCAGCGGCTACCGCAAGTCGCTGGAGCGGCTGATGCTGGTGCAGCGCCTCGGCAGCGGCCCGGCGGCAGCCGGCCCCGATGGCGCTTCCCTGCAAGCTCTGCGGCGCGAGTACGGCATCTCGTCGCTTGAGGAGGAGCGGGTGCTCGACGACCTCACCCCCGCCGCGGCGGCGATCCACAAGGTGGAGCGGCTGCTGGAGCGCCTGCCGGCCCTCACCGACGGCTACCGGGCCCTGCACCAGAGCGCCCTGCGCCACCAGTCCGCCGTGCTGGCCCTGCTCGACGACCGGCTGCAGCTGCGCAAGGAGCTGACCCTGCGGGCGATCCTCGACGGCCTGGCCACCCTCCAGGAGGATCCGGCGGTGCCGGGCCTGGTGCAGCGCCTCCAGGCCATCGCCCCCCTGGAGCTGCCGGAACTGCTGCGCCGGGAGGGCTGGGAGCGCCGCCTGCCGGCGGGCGTCGCTGGCACCCTCGCCCATCCCGGTGGGGAGGCCCCCTCCTGTTCCCTGGAGGTGCCCGTCGACGAAACCCTCAGCTTCCTGGCCACCCTGGTCGCCGATTCCAGCCCCACCCTGGCCTCCGCCGGCCTGTTCCTGACGGCCTGCCTCGATGGCGGCCGGGCCCGGTCCATGGCGGCCGCGCTGGGCGTGCCGGGGGCCCCGCCCCTGCTGCTCCAGACCGCCCGGGCGGTCGAAGCCCTCGATGGCCACCCGGAGCTGCGGGGGTTCCCGGAGCTGGAGAAGCGGGTCTTCCTGGCCACCAGCGATTTCTTCCGCCGCAGCGACACCGACACCCTCGATGCCCTGGCCTCCCAGGCCGATGTGCGCACCTTCGCCAAGGGCGAGCTGATCACCGAGGCGGGCGACACCTGCCGCGAGCTGCTGCTGCTGATCGAGGGCATCGCCCGGGTCCATCACCGGGACGGCGAGCGCACCTGGGTGAAGGATCTCCAGCCAGGCCGGGTGCTCGACGAACTCCAGGTGCTCACCCACAGCGCCTCGGAGAGCACGATCGTGGCCGAGGCCGACGGCACCCGCCTGCTGGCCGTGCCGGTGGATTCCTTCGATGCGGTGCTGGAGCGCGACCCCGACTTCGCTCGCCGGGTGCTGGAACTGGAGAGCGGTCAGCTGCAGCGGCTGATGCGGGCGGGAGTCTCCTGA
- a CDS encoding methyltransferase, translating to MTFFSRHWDTYRRVLEHDLMEHGALTAALTRTIDGWLEQRGPAEPHPHAVDLGCGDLSLLPPLLRRLPLASFTGLDLNGAVLPLAAEALRAVPYPSRFLEGDLLAWAEAEPDGPEGPEPPPVDLILSSFAVHHLQEEGKRRFLRGCRRRIAPRGLLLWADVFRAPGEDRDTYVGRYSARVHGWSPLEPERQKEVIAHLSQYDHPADPEWIVAEAEAAGWRWQWGWQGQHRAEALAVLRPA from the coding sequence ATGACCTTCTTCTCCCGCCACTGGGACACCTACCGCCGGGTGCTGGAGCACGACCTGATGGAGCATGGGGCCCTCACCGCGGCCCTGACCCGCACGATCGACGGTTGGCTGGAGCAGCGCGGGCCCGCGGAGCCGCACCCCCACGCGGTGGACCTGGGCTGCGGCGACCTGTCCCTGCTGCCGCCGCTGCTGCGGCGCCTGCCGCTGGCCTCGTTCACCGGCCTCGACCTGAACGGGGCGGTGCTGCCCCTGGCCGCCGAGGCCCTCCGGGCGGTGCCCTACCCCAGCCGCTTCCTGGAGGGGGACCTGCTGGCCTGGGCCGAGGCGGAGCCGGATGGGCCGGAGGGGCCGGAGCCGCCGCCGGTGGATCTGATCCTCAGCAGCTTCGCCGTCCACCACCTGCAGGAGGAGGGCAAACGGCGCTTCCTGCGGGGCTGCCGCCGCCGCATCGCCCCGAGGGGCCTGCTGCTCTGGGCCGATGTGTTCCGCGCCCCGGGGGAGGACCGTGACACCTACGTGGGCCGCTACAGCGCCCGCGTGCACGGCTGGAGCCCGCTGGAACCGGAGCGGCAGAAGGAGGTGATCGCCCACCTCAGCCAGTACGACCACCCGGCCGACCCGGAGTGGATCGTGGCCGAGGCGGAAGCGGCGGGCTGGCGGTGGCAATGGGGATGGCAGGGCCAGCACCGGGCCGAAGCCCTGGCGGTGCTCAGGCCGGCGTAG
- a CDS encoding ABC transporter six-transmembrane domain-containing protein — translation MTPSVLSELSRSERLSIAGTYCLTLLENLCTLAYPALTGWAVDGLLKGSYRGLSALIAVWLVHLVTAFVRQRFDTRVFMGLYARLAVGTVAEQKRLGHGTSIVSARVEMMRDMVGFFEADVPAMFSQVVTVVGSLVMLFTYDLQAGLIAMAVLLPMGLVNAWYWRRALHLHRGLNDQIEREIAAIEAARPLRLRRHFGRVRRWHVQLSDSESWTWTVTELATIVALVVLLIDFTRSPGFSAGAIYAVLAYVFDYLEGLDSAPALVNNVARLRDIRARLAA, via the coding sequence ATGACCCCGTCCGTCCTTTCCGAGCTCTCCCGCAGCGAGCGGCTCTCGATCGCCGGCACCTATTGCCTGACCCTGCTGGAGAACCTCTGCACGCTCGCCTATCCGGCGCTCACCGGCTGGGCGGTCGACGGGCTGCTGAAGGGCAGCTACCGGGGCCTGTCGGCGCTGATCGCCGTGTGGCTGGTGCACCTCGTCACGGCCTTCGTGCGGCAGCGCTTCGACACCCGGGTCTTCATGGGCCTCTATGCCCGCCTCGCCGTGGGCACCGTGGCCGAGCAGAAGCGCCTCGGCCACGGCACCAGCATCGTGTCGGCGCGGGTCGAGATGATGCGCGACATGGTCGGCTTCTTCGAGGCCGACGTGCCGGCGATGTTCTCCCAGGTGGTGACCGTCGTCGGCTCGCTGGTGATGCTGTTCACCTACGACCTCCAGGCCGGACTCATCGCCATGGCGGTGCTGCTGCCGATGGGGCTCGTCAACGCCTGGTACTGGCGGCGTGCCCTGCACCTGCACCGCGGCCTCAACGACCAGATCGAGCGCGAGATCGCGGCCATCGAGGCGGCGCGGCCGCTGCGCCTGCGGCGCCACTTCGGCCGGGTGCGGCGCTGGCATGTGCAGCTCTCCGACAGCGAGTCGTGGACCTGGACCGTGACGGAGCTCGCCACGATCGTGGCCCTGGTGGTGCTCCTGATCGACTTCACCCGTTCGCCTGGATTCAGCGCCGGTGCGATCTATGCCGTGCTCGCCTATGTGTTCGACTATCTCGAGGGCCTCGACAGCGCTCCGGCGCTGGTGAACAACGTCGCCCGGCTCAGGGATATCCGGGCGCGGCTGGCCGCCTGA
- a CDS encoding DNA alkylation repair protein: protein MTPRAPTIPSAPSSIQKGTPLKHLLGQAAIECLAHNIQCVDSAFPAGQFCTTALTGLEPLAIMQRGRHIARTLHQFLPGTYAEAVQVLMASLTPEQLDAETMGLAGFFYLPHSFFISEYGQDAQHNAGNDPFEVSMLALHALTTRFTAEFAIRPFLIQQQQRTLEQVNRWVTDPNPHVRRLCSEGARPRLPWGTRLASFVADPTPTLPILERLKEDPSLYVRRSVANHLGDIAKDHPDLVYATCERWLREGASADLQWLIRHAVRYPAKGGNARALKIRSAAKGKVV from the coding sequence ATGACGCCTCGCGCACCCACCATCCCTTCGGCGCCCAGCTCGATTCAGAAGGGCACGCCCCTGAAGCATCTGCTTGGCCAGGCGGCCATTGAGTGCCTGGCCCACAACATTCAGTGTGTCGATTCAGCCTTCCCGGCCGGCCAATTCTGTACAACCGCCCTGACAGGCCTTGAACCGCTCGCCATCATGCAGCGCGGCCGCCATATCGCCCGAACGCTGCATCAATTCCTGCCTGGGACCTATGCCGAGGCTGTTCAGGTTCTGATGGCGTCCTTGACGCCGGAGCAACTGGATGCGGAAACGATGGGATTGGCCGGCTTTTTCTATCTTCCCCATAGCTTCTTCATCTCTGAGTACGGGCAGGATGCACAGCACAACGCCGGCAACGACCCCTTTGAGGTGTCGATGCTGGCCCTGCATGCACTGACCACGCGCTTCACCGCGGAATTCGCCATCCGCCCGTTTCTGATCCAGCAGCAGCAGCGCACGCTGGAGCAGGTGAACCGGTGGGTCACCGATCCGAATCCGCATGTGAGACGCCTGTGCAGCGAGGGGGCCCGGCCCAGGCTCCCCTGGGGGACTCGCTTGGCCTCGTTCGTCGCCGATCCGACGCCGACCTTGCCGATCCTGGAACGGTTGAAGGAGGATCCATCCCTGTACGTGCGCCGCAGCGTCGCCAACCACCTTGGCGACATCGCCAAGGACCATCCGGATCTCGTCTATGCCACCTGTGAGCGATGGCTGCGGGAGGGTGCCTCCGCCGACCTGCAGTGGCTGATCCGCCATGCGGTTCGCTATCCAGCCAAGGGGGGAAATGCCAGAGCCCTGAAGATTCGTTCTGCAGCCAAAGGCAAGGTGGTTTAG